The Nostoc sp. PCC 7524 nucleotide sequence GGGATTTTATTTGAGTGCTTTTATATAGATTTTAATATATTCTCCTATTAATTCCTTAACCTTATTACACTAATTTTAAGGTTAATAATATTGAATTCATACCCTTTATTTATAATCATTTCCACTATATCTATTTGTTATTTATATACTAAGTATGACAGCAATATATATAAGTAATCTCAATGGTTTGATGGTTATAGATAAGAAATAGTTAGTAGTGGCATATAGCTTTGTGGCATAAAGTGGCATAGACTATTTCAAGTGAGATAACTGAATATCCTTGATGGGGTTATAGCTCAGTTGGTAGAGCACTTCAATGGCATTGAAGGGGTCAGCGGTTCGAATCCGCTTAGCTCCATGTTGTACATTAAATAGTCATTGTCAGTTTTGCGTGCTGCTTCTGGTGGTTGTTCAACCAATTCAAACAGCAAACCTGGAAATTGCTGGAATAATTTGTACAAAATCGAATCACGTCGCACAACCTTGATTTTAAAGCTTTGAGATCCTCAAGCGATCGCAATACCCTAAGTCCGCGATAAAATTCTCAAGCACCAGAGTATACTTCACTTCCATGCAAATCAATTGGCAGACAGCTAAAACCTACGAAGATATCCTTTATCATAAAACTGACGGTATCGCCAAAATCACCATTAACCGTCCCCATAAACGTAATGCTTTTCGTCCCAAAACAGTCTTTGAACTCTATGATGCTTTTTGTGATGCTCGTGAAGATACCACCATTGGCGTAGTTTTATTTACGGGTGCTGGACCTCATACTGATGGCAAATATGCGTTCTGTGCGGGTGGTGATCAAAGTGTGCGTGGACAAGCTGGTTATGTAGATGAGGCTGGTGTTCCCCGGTTGAATGTCTTGGATTTACAACGCCTGATTCGTTCCATGCCGAAAGTCGTGATTGCCCTTGTTGCGGGGTATGCGATCGGGGGTGGACACGTCCTACACTTAATTTGTGATCTAACTATTGCTGCCGATAATGGCATTTTTGGGCAAACTGGCCCGAAAGTTGGTAGTTTCGACGGTGGTTTTGGTGCTAGCTATTTGGCTCGGATAGTTGGACAAAAAAAAGCACGGGAAATTTGGTTTCTCTGCCGTCAATATGATGCTCAACAAGCTTTAGAAATGGGTTTAGTCAATTGTGTTGTCCCAGTTGAAGAATTAGAAGCAGAAGGAATTAAATGGGCGCAAGAAATTTTAGAAAAAAGCCCAATCGCCATTCGCTGTTTAAAAGCGGCATTTAACGCTGATTGTGATGGACAAGCTGGCTTACAAGAACTAGCAGGGAATGCCACCTTGCTGTATTACATGACAGAAGAAGGTTCTGAAGGTAAGCAAGCCTTTTTAGAAAAGCGTCCGCCGAATTTTCGGGAATTTCCTTGGCTACCTTAAAGCGAAAGAATCGCATCTCTAGGTAGAGTGCGATTCTTTCCGAGGTTGAACTGTACAGCACTAGAAATTTTAAAAGCAAATCTTAATCTTACGCAGACTGCTAACTGAGTCAGGTAATATTATGGGTGATTAGATAAATACTGTCTCGGCTTTTGTTTGTTCAGAAGTGGAGGCAGTCTTTTCCTGAGTAGGAACAAACGCAGCATTGTCTAAATTGGATATTTGGCAATCAGATGTATTTAAAACTGGTGTAGCATCTGGTAAACTCCAAGCATCTTCCAAAGTTTCCCAAGAAGGCGCAAAAGGTGGTAACGCTAGAGAGCAAGCTTTCCAACCTGCTTGCACTGGAGCGCCCAACTGTTGGCACATTCCGCCACGGCGGCCTTCTGGCTTGTAATGGCGACAATATCGACAGGCAGATGTCAAATAATTAATGGGTTTCATTTGGGTTCATCTTTAATGCCGTTTAGGGCTAATTTCTGTCCCTATATTTTCCTTCTAGATATAAATACGTAGAGAACCCAAAATCCGTGATTATATCTAGGTCATAGCCTTTTATTGCCAAAAATAACTTTAGATTGTTTTTATATTTGTGTTATATTTTTCAATGATATCTGTAGTGGTTACATATAAATTATTGCCTATAACTAAATGGGGATCAACGGTAAATTGAAAAGTTTATATTTATAGGAAAGTTTCAATTAATCCCTCAAACGCCTAATTTTAGCTCATTAATCTGCTTAATTAATCTAGATACGAGCAAATAGATAGGTAAATTTGAATACGAAAAATAGATTATTTATACACAATACATAGCAGTTTGCTTTGATTTCTGATAGCTTACGTGGCGTAAGCCAAACTTACTTGCGTAGGTAGGACATTGGCATTGGGCAAAAACTTAACTATTAGTATTCTCCTCTGCCCCTCTGCTCCCCTGCCCCTCTGCTTCTCCCTAGCCTCTGCCCTCATACAGATTATGAGATGACTGTTTAGCACTACAAAGAGCGCAAACACTCCAACGCTGAAGTTCACCGGGGGGTGTGGGACACTGGCATTGAGGGCAAAGAGGTAAGCTTTGCGATCGCACTTGGATAGTTTTAGCCCAAAACTCAAAAGCTTGATGGGCATTTTGTCCAGTGGGTTGAATATCAGTATGGTAGCTGTCGCTATCACCTAAATAACTGGGATGTTCTGTAGGTAATACTGTTGATTCTGGCTTTACTATCTCTGGAGAATGTTGCCATCCCGCAGTAGAGAAGCGAATATCCAGCAAAGACACAGACAGTTTGGTATTGAGCTTGTTAAGTAGTGTTCTCCGACTAAATGTCAAATTTTGCGCCCAGGCTGCGCTAGAA carries:
- a CDS encoding DUF721 domain-containing protein, with product MSWKSVNDILGVLEQQAKWREEPFQLVLQCWAEIVGTAAAKHSRPLSMQRDVLRVATSSAAWAQNLTFSRRTLLNKLNTKLSVSLLDIRFSTAGWQHSPEIVKPESTVLPTEHPSYLGDSDSYHTDIQPTGQNAHQAFEFWAKTIQVRSQSLPLCPQCQCPTPPGELQRWSVCALCSAKQSSHNLYEGRG
- the menB gene encoding 1,4-dihydroxy-2-naphthoyl-CoA synthase; amino-acid sequence: MQINWQTAKTYEDILYHKTDGIAKITINRPHKRNAFRPKTVFELYDAFCDAREDTTIGVVLFTGAGPHTDGKYAFCAGGDQSVRGQAGYVDEAGVPRLNVLDLQRLIRSMPKVVIALVAGYAIGGGHVLHLICDLTIAADNGIFGQTGPKVGSFDGGFGASYLARIVGQKKAREIWFLCRQYDAQQALEMGLVNCVVPVEELEAEGIKWAQEILEKSPIAIRCLKAAFNADCDGQAGLQELAGNATLLYYMTEEGSEGKQAFLEKRPPNFREFPWLP